The following is a genomic window from Bacteroidia bacterium.
TTTTCGAAGCGTAGCGCGAGTCCATCGCGACCAATAGGCGTGAGGGCGACCAACGGAGCAGGTGCAGGAGCGCTCATCAGTAACGAGTCGTCAATCACGCTCCAGGTTGTCGGGTCGAAGAGCAATCGGCGCACCTCCAGTTGCGTGGTGCCGCTGGCGCACAGAACGACATTACCGGCACCCTCCACGAAACGAGCGAAGACGTGCTGCGGAGCACCCGGCACATTATAGCTCCCGCGAAGCGTACCGTTGAGGTCCACCAGGGAGAGGCGGCCATCTTGTGCAAGGAGGAGGACCGTGCCGGAAGGATCAAACTCGTACAGAGCGTGCTGCGTACGCAACGGTGCCAGATCGATGATGCGTTTGCTGCGCGTATTGACAGTCAGTATCGCAAGTTCCGTACCGGGATGCGCGGGTGAACCGGGGCCGGTCACCTCTCCTCCGGCCATAGCGGTTCCACGTACATACGCGGCGACAACCGTCGAACCATCGGGCGACCATTGCGGATTAAAATGATGTTCGATCAAATCCGAGTCGTCATCCGAGCATGCGGAAAACACCAGGGTGATGGCAATGGAAAGAAGCGGAAGGATGCGTGACGTCGGAACTTTCATAATCAATCCGTCAAGAGACGTGAGGCGATGAAGAGGGATAAGGTACAGAGAAAACAAGCAATGCCCAACCGCTGAGGAAAGCAACTCCGCCGAAAGGCGTCACCGCCCCGAGCCAGCGAATACCCGTCGCCGAAAGCAGATACAAACTGCCGCAGAACAAAACGATACCGATCAGGAAGAACCATGCGGCAAGGTGTACCCGGGCAGGACGCGCATGCTGAAGAAGGACGGCACAACCGAGTACC
Proteins encoded in this region:
- a CDS encoding DUF423 domain-containing protein, whose translation is MEEKIKPAVSQRQSSRFLFLLRTGAVNGFLVVALGAFGAHTLRDLLSDTAVKTYQTAVLYHAIHSLAVLGCAVLLQHARPARVHLAAWFFLIGIVLFCGSLYLLSATGIRWLGAVTPFGGVAFLSGWALLVFSVPYPSSSPHVS